The Microcystis panniformis FACHB-1757 region GTCAATCTCAAGCAAGTTACTGGTATTAGCGATAATCCTCTATTTCCCCTTTACGCCGTCGCTCATGAGGCCGCTCACGCTGTTCAGTGGAATCGGGGTATTGGTGGCATCGATGAAGGTGGAATGAGCATCGGCATTGAATTACAGGCCGATTGTCTAGCCGGAGATACCCTTTCCTGGTTATTTACCGAAGCGAGAGGTTTATCCAAACAGGATTATATAATAGCAGGAAAACTTCTAGCGGAAGCGGCCTCGGAAGTGGGCGATTTTGAAGCTCCTAATCGCTCCCACGGCACACCACAACAGCGAGGTGATTCGGTCCTGCAAGGATTCTACGGGGAAAATCATGAAGCCTGTATGCGTTAGCTAACACTCAAGGCTTTATTTCCCCTAGAATGCCTAAAAAAGCCTAAAAAACTACTGTAACCCTAACCAAGATAGCAGACCTTGGCCAGTTAGATACTCAATCAACAGGGTGATCACAAAACCAATCATAGCGGCTCTACCGTTGAGGCGCTCGGCATAGTCATTAAAACCAAATTTGGGATCTTCTAATTTGGGGGTTTGAGTCGGTTGTGGTTCAGTCATGATCTTTACAGTCCGTTTACATTTCTTTACTATTCTAGCGGAGTTAGA contains the following coding sequences:
- a CDS encoding metalloprotease, which codes for MKPNSGLKRLLSLISAVSCSSLLILSPLAQRAQADDITDALEAVIEYTAQLHQINFKYLLSNGPITTPCGVISLAAFCTVDNTVYVNLKQVTGISDNPLFPLYAVAHEAAHAVQWNRGIGGIDEGGMSIGIELQADCLAGDTLSWLFTEARGLSKQDYIIAGKLLAEAASEVGDFEAPNRSHGTPQQRGDSVLQGFYGENHEACMR
- a CDS encoding high light inducible protein, whose amino-acid sequence is MTEPQPTQTPKLEDPKFGFNDYAERLNGRAAMIGFVITLLIEYLTGQGLLSWLGLQ